A segment of the Devriesea agamarum genome:
ATTGCCGCGGCCGATCTAAAAGCGGCTCCAAGATTCGTATGATCAACGATGTCCTCGAAAATCGCGATCCGCGAGCGCTCCCCCATTCCCGCTAGCACATCGCGAAGGCGTGGTAATTCGGGGCGATGCATGGCTGCTAGTGCGCCTCGGTGCAGATGGAATCCAGTGATCTTTTCCAGTAAAGCCTCGGGCGCGATATACACCGGCACGTCGGGGAAAGGCTCCCACAACGGAGCGAATTTATCCCGCCATTTTTCACTGAGCAGGAAAGAACGCGGTGTGCACCCGGCAGCAAACGCTCGTGAAATCACGTTGTAGCTTTCGGCCATGAACAGGCCGCGTTCGACGTCGAGCCGGGAGCGCAACCGGACATCTGTCAGGCGCAGATAGTCATCCAGGCGCGGGTCGTTGGCCTCGGTGGGATATTCGATCATGCGTTATTCGTCATGTGCTGTCGGTGTATTTGAATGCAGATCGCTGAGCTCAACAGACTGGGCGCCTTAACCGAGCGGAACCGCGCGGGCAGAAAAACGCCCATCGCGTCGTTCCACCAGCAAAGGCAGTCCGAACGTGCGCGTGAGATGGGTTGAAGTGATCGTCGCTTCCAGCGGACCCGCGGCCATGATCCGACCTTCGCGCAGCAGCAGCGCATGGGTGTAGCCCGGCGGAATTTCCTCAACATGGTGGGTGACGAGCACCGTCACCGGCGTCAGGGGATCTTTGGCGAGGATGGACAAAGATCGCAGGAGTTCTTCTCGTCCTCCCAGGTCCAAGCCCGATGCCGGTTCGTCGAGGAGCAGAAGCTCGGGGTCTGTCATCAGTGCCCGGGCCGATAACACTCGTTTGCGTTCTCCGGAGGACAACGTCGCAAACGAACGAGTGGCGAGGTGTCCGACGCCGAAGGCTTGCAACAGCTCATCGGCTCGCTGCTCATCTTCGGGGGCGTATTCCTCGCGCCAGCGTCCAGTCACCCCGTAGCCCGCGGTGATCACAACATCTCTTACGCGTTCGCGTCCGGGGATGGTGTCGGCTAATTCGGCTGACGCCAATCCGATGAGGGGGCGCAGTTCAAATACATCGCACCGTCCAAGCCGCTGATCGAGCACGTCAACGGTGCCCGCGGTTGGGTGCAGTCGCGCGGCGAGCAGCCGGATCAGCGTGGATTTCCCGGCGCCATTGGGACCCAGCACAACCCAGCGTTCTCCGTCTCGAATGGTCCAGTCGACTTGATCCAGCAAATGCTGTTCATTGCGACGGACGATGACCTCGTGTAACGACGCGACTTCGACCATGTGCTTAGGTTATCGTCCCCGGCTCGTAGCGCGGTGTACCTAGACTGGCCGGGTTGCACATCGGATCGGACAATATCGTCGGGGATCGGTGCACGCGCAGCCGCACCATCGCAGGAGGAGATATGGGCGATCTTGTCGCACTGCCACGGGTCAGCGCTTTATCACTGTGGACGGCTGCCTACCTGGCTGGGCAGATCGGTCCCGACGATGCGCTGGACCAGGCCCGTGGCCATGGTCATCGTCATGAACATGTCACAGGTGAGGATCTTTTCGAGTGGATGGTTCACCGTCGTCAGGGACCTGCCAAGCTGCTGCGAGTGGTGCTGCCGGTCCCCGGTCGACTGGCGGGGATGCAAGGGCCGCCGGAGGCAGTTCGGGATGCGTTAAAGAATGCGGGGGCGCTCATTGTTCACGACGGGCAGCAGTCGGATCATGTGTTGATTGCGTGCACTGAGATCGTAGGTTCGGCCGACGATCAGCTGCTCCAGGTGACCTGGAAGAAATACCAGGTTGCCGAGCCCCAGCCCGTCGTCCGTAGCGGGCCAGCGTTATCTGCATCTGCGCCGGTGCCGGTGGTTGGTGATGCGCAGTCTCATCGCGTGATCACCAACGCACCGATTGCAGACTCCATGCACGTGGCGCAGAGCCGGGAGATTTTTCTGCGCTCACTGCGTCATGCTGCAGCCAGTATGAGAGCTGCCGATTTGGTGCCCGATGAACCAGTTCACCCCGGCCTGCTCCCGGATACCTGGGTTGCTTGTGAGCTTCCTAGCGGCTCTACCGACGGGCATGAGCACCTTCTGCGAATCGTCTCTCGCACACTCCTGCTGACCGCCGAAGCGGCCACTAGTCTTCCCTCGCCGGGCATGAGTGCGCAAGACTGCGAGCATCATCGACGGGTGCTTCGCGATCTCGCTGGCGATGCCCGCGATGCGTTGGCTGCTTTGACCTCATATGACGGGCACGTAGTCGAGTGACTCGTTCGGGTGACGGCTTCGGGTGACGGCCTTGCTCAGCTCACACCGATTCTGCGGGACTTACTGAGTGGCCCTTATGCGCCGTCGAGCACGGTGCGATAGACCTCAAGCGTCCGCTCAGCGATGCTCTGCCACGAAAAGTGCTCAGCCGCGCGTTGACGAGCCGCTGCTCCCAGTTCCCGGGCTCTGTGCGGCGAAGAGACCATCCGGGTCATCGCCTGCGCTAAATCCTCCACAAAGCGCTCCGGGTCCAGCGGTGTGCCGGTTCCGTCATCCGCTTGCTCAAGGGGCACCAAGTAGCCGGTTTCCTGATCCAGGACCACCTCGGGAATACCGCCCGTGGCAGTGGCGACGACTGGAAGACCGCAGGCCATGGCTTCGAGGTTCACAATGCCAAGCGGTTCATAAATGCTCGGGCAGACGAAGGTTGTGGACCGGGTCAACAACGCGGTCAGGTCAGTGCGGGGCAGCATCTCGGTGATGAGGAATACCCCAGAGCGGGTTTGCTGCAGCTCATGCGTGAGCTGATTGACCTCGGCAGCAATTTCCGGTGTATCTGGGGCTCCGGCACACAAAATGACCTGAACGCCATCGGGGATTCGGGTGAGTGCCCGCAGCAGGTAGGGAAGGCCTTTTTGGCGTGTGATGCGTCCCACGAAGATGATGGTGGGGGCATCGGGGTCAATACCGTACCGGTGGTGAACATCCAGTGCTTGGTTGGGTGCCCATGCCTCAAGGTCAATTCCGTTGTGTACGACGTGTACTCGGGATGGATCAATGCTCGGGTAGCAGCGCAGGATGTCGGCTTTCATGCCGGCGGAGACGGCGATCACTCCGTCGGCCGCTTCGTAAGCGGTGCGCTCAGCGTAGCTGGAAAGCCGGTAGCCGCCCCCGAGCTGCTCGGCCTTCCACGGACGCAACGGTTCCAGAGAATGGGCGGAGATCACGTGAGGAATGCCGTGCAGGAGCGATGCGTGATGTCCCCCGAGGTTTGCGTACCAGGTGTGTGAATGGACCAGGTCAGCGCCCGCGCAGTCGCCCGCCATGGCGAGATCGATGCCGAAGGTTTGCAGGGCGGGGTTTGCCTCGCGCAGCGTTGCGGGCACGTCATATCCGGTGACCCCGTTCTCGTCGCGTTCACCGTCAAAGCAACGCACCCGCACGTCGATTTTGCTTCGGAGAACTTTGGCGAGTTCCGTCACGTGAACGCCAGCCCCGCCGTACACATGTGGCGGGTACTCGCGGGTCAGGATGTCGATGCGCATGAGAATCCTTCCGTCGATGCCGCGCGTCGGCATCGGGGCGTTGTGGCCGGCTTTAAGTGTCGGTGTGAAGACCGCGACAGCGTCCACTGGGACACCTGATGGTGTGACGGGTCTTACTCCTGGACTATCCTCTCATTATGGCCGCACACAAAATCCTCGCCATTGTCCTTGCAGGCGGAGAGGGCAAGCGTCTCATGCCCCTCACCGAAGATCGGGCTAAGCCTGCAGTGCCTTTTGGTGGCATCTACCGACTCATTGATTTTGCCCTGTCTAATATCGTGAATTCCGGCTATCTCCAGGTAGTCGTGCTCACCCAGTACAAGTCTCATTCTTTGGATACCCATATTGCTAAGACTTGGCGGATGAGCTCGTTGCTGGGCAACTACGTGGCACCGGTGCCCGCACAGCAGCGAATGGGTAAGCATTGGTATCTGGGGTCAGCCGATGCGATCTATCAGTCGATGAACCTCATTGAGGAGGCGCGTCCCGACTACGTCGTGGTGGTCGGTGCCGATCACGTCTATCGGATGGACTTCTCGCAGATGCTGGACGCACACATCGCCTCGGGCAAGGCCTGCACTGTGGCAGGTATTCGCCAGCCGATTGAAGCGTCTGACCAGTTCGGAGTGATCGAAACTCTGCCGGAGGATCCCTCCACTATCGCCCGATTCGTGGAAAAGCCGAAGGAAACCCAGGGGCTTGCCGATGACCCGACGAAGATTCTGGCGTCCATGGGCAACTACATTTTCACCGCGGAAGCGCTGGTCGAAGCTGTAATGGCCGATGCTCGCGCGGGAGAAACCGCCCACGATATGGGCGGGGATATTGTGCCGTGGTTTGTGAAGCAATCTGAAGCTGGGGTGTACGACTTCATTGCCAACGACGTGCCTGGCTCCACGGATCGCGACCGGGATTACTGGCGCGATGTCGGCACGCTGGATGCCTTCTACGACGCACACATGGACCTGATCTCGATCCACCCGGTGTTTAACCTGTACAACACCGACTGGCCTGTGTACACGGCGCACCGCAATGTGCCTCCGGCTAAGTTCGTACACGCGGGACCGGGACGCCTCGGGCAGGCTGTTGATTCCATCGTCTCGCCGGGTGTGGTCGTCTCCGGTGCGCAGATCTCGAACTCTGTGGTTTCCCCCGGAACCTACCTGCATTCCTGGACCTCGGTCTCCGATTCAGTGCTGATGGATGGGGTGAAAGTTGGCCGACACTGCCATATTCACCGCGCGATCATCGATAAAAACGTGGTGATTCCACCGCGTACCCAGATCGGACTCGACCGCGAACACGACTTGGCCCGCGGTTTTACCGTGACCGAAAGCGGTATTACGGTCATCGGCAAGAACACGATTATCGCGCCCTCGTGAGAGCTCGCGGCCTGGTCGTCTCTGACGTCGATTCCACCCTCATTACCCAAGAGGTCATCGAGCTCGTTGCCGAATACGCGGGTGTGCGCGGGCAAGTGCAGGAGGTGACTGAGCGTGCCATGCGAGGTGAAATCGACTTCACCCGGTCGTTGCACTACCGCGTGTCCATGCTCACAGGCTTAGATGCTGCAGTGCTTGACCGGGTGCAGCAAAGCCTTGAACTCACACCGGGCGCTGCCGATCTTGTTGACGGCGCTCATGCGCGAGGTTGGGTGATAGCGCTGGTATCAGGGGGTTTCCATGACGTGATCGACCCGTTGGCAACGCAGCTGGGGGTCGATCATGTGCTGGCGAATAGATTCGAGATCATCGACGGGCGACTTAGCGGACGTGTTCTCGGACCGGTTGTCGACGGCGCGCGCAAAGAGCAGACGTTGCGCGAGCTGGCTCAGCGTTACGGCATTCCCCTGTCGCGGACGATAGCGGTGGGAGATGGGGCGAATGACCTGCCCATGATGAAGGCAGCGGGCAGGGGTATTGCCTTTTGCGCCAAACCCGTGGTCGCGGTGAAAGCCCCGTACAGGATTAAGGAGCCTAACTTGGCGCTGGTGCTCCCCCACCTCGATGCGATCGAGACGGGGGACCAGCGCTGAGGTTTAAGGACGGATCATTCCCTGAAGGGACATTGAACCGTCCGTCAGGTCTGCCCAGTGCGCAAGGGGCCCGCTGAGGATACATAGCGTGCCAGTTGACACACCGATGCGTGCCTGCGCCAACGCTCCTGAATCGGAGTCCTCGTCGGCTAGAACGTGGGCGAGTGTGGACATCGTCGGCTCATGCCCGACCACCAACACCACGCGGTCATCGTCGTCCACCTGGCGCAAGAGTTCGGCGACATCGGCGGGTCCGCCATCGTAAATGTCTTCACACACGGTGACCTCCCCGGTAAAACCGGGGATCACCGACAGCACCGACTCCCACGTGGTGCGGGTGCGCTGTGCGGGTGAGACCAGAACCCGGTCGATACCTGCCGACTGGGCGGCGAGATAGTCACCGATGATCTGGGCTTGGCGGATCCCCTTGTCTGTCAGATTGCGGTCGATGTCCTGCCCCTGCGGTAGCTCCGCCTTACCATGTCGAAGCAGAAGCAGGACGCGACTGTCAGGTTCTCCAGATGCTGAGGCCACTGCTGTCCTCACACCCCCATCAGGTGATAGCCGCCGTCCGCGTGAATGATTTCGCCGGTGGTGCCGGGGAACCAGTCAGATAGCAGAGCAGTGCATGCTTTAGCCGCCGGTGCAGCTGAGTACGCATCCCAGCCCAGCGGAGCGCGGTCAGGCCACTGGCTCTCCATCTGCTCGAACCCGGGAATCGAACGCGCTGCCGTGGTCTTGACCGGGCCGGACGAGACGAGGTTGCAGCGAATGTTCTGAGCTCCAAGGTCGCGGGCGAGGTACCGGTTGGTGGCCTCAAACGCAGCTTTGGCGACCCCCATCCAGTCGTACACCGGCCATGCGAACTGGGCATCGAAGGTGAGACCCACAACGGAGCCACCATTGCCCATCAGCGGCAGGCATGCGGTTGCTAGGGCCTTAAGGGAGTAGGCCGAGGTGCGGAAGGCGACGGCAACGTCTTCCCACTCACCGGCGAGGAAGTTGCCGCCCATGACCGACTGCGGCGCAAAACCGATGGAGTGCAGAACACCGTCGAGCGAATCCGTGTGCTCGCGCACACGATCAGCCAGAGAATCAAGATGATCGTTGTCGGTCACATCCAGTTCGAGTACTGGCGCAGCCGCAGGCAGACGACGGGAAATGGCCTGCGTAATCTTCATCTGGCGGCCGAACGAGGTGAGCACGACATCCGCGCCCTGTTCCTGTGCAAGCTTCGCCACGTGGAATGCGATCGAGGAGTCGTTGAGAACTCCCGTGACGAGGATCTTCTTACCTTCGAGGATTCCCATGGGTGCGGAACCTGTTCCCTTCGATTAGTCATCGCCCTGGTGGGGGTCTTCGGTGATGCGCAGAGGCGTCGCGAACACGATGCCCGCTGCGCGGGGTTATGGTGCCCCGTCCGCCATACGGTCTGGACGGTGCGCCATGCAGTGCGGGGGCAAAACACAATTGTGCCTTGCCCCCGCAGTCTAACTGTCGTTGCCCAGAACACACCTACTAGATGGTCGTAGTCGACGTGTGTGCCGCACTACGTCATCCTTCGATGTGGACCGCACGCTCATAGCGTGCGCGCAGATGTGATCAGCTCGCATGCAGCCCGATCAGTGCCCCATCCCGAGGCCACCATCGACGGGAATAACAGCCCCGGAGATATAGGCGGCATCGTCGCTTCCAAGGAATGCGACAGCGCGAGCGACCTCGGCGGGCTCTGCGAATCGGCCAGCTGGAATCTGGCTCTTGTACTGAGCCTTGAGATCGTCTGGCAGGGAAGAGGTCATATCGGTTGCGATGTATCCGGGAGCGACCACATTTGTCGTGATGCCGCGGCTGCCCAGTTCCCGGGTGAGAGACCGCGCCATCCCGACAAGACCCGCTTTGGATGCGGCGTAGTTGAGCTGCCCGGGTGAACCAAGGAGCCCAACCACCGAGGAGATCAGGATGATACGCCCCTTCTTCTTGCGGATCATGCCCTTAATGGCCCGCTTAACGCAGCGAAATGCTCCGGTGAGGTTCGTATCAACCACCGAGGCAAAGGAGTCTTCACTCATCCGTAGCAGCAGCTGGTCGTCGGTAATCCCGGCGTTGGCCACGAGCACTTCAACGGGGCCGTGTGCCGCTTCCACCTGGGCAAAGGCCGCATCCAGTGAGGCAGTATCAGTAATGTCAGCCTTGACCGTCAACGCACCCTCGGGGCCACCCTCGCCGGACCGGCTAGTAACCGCGACCTTGTCGCCTCGGGCGATGAACTCCTCCGCGATGGCCCGGCCGATACCGCGGTTGCCGCCGGTGATGAGGACGCTGCGTGGTTCCACGTGTTCTCCTGGAATAAGCTGAAATGAGTCGATGTGCGCGGTCACATAATCAAGACCGCCTGGTCAACATTACCGTGAGCGTAAGCGTCGGGGTGAGCGTGAGGGTGAGCTAGAACAATGATGAGCTAGTACGAATCCGACCTAGCTCGTTTAGAATGACATCTCCGGGGCGCAGTCGCCTTTTCCCTAGGGAATCGGCACTATCCGCACCTCCTTCGCCCCGGCCTCGTCACTATTGTGTTCGTCTTGGCAGCTGGGTTCTTATGCCCGCTTCGTAGCTGATGCGAGATGACACTGATACCAACAGCATGGAGCATCGAATGGCTTACAAATTTAACCCGCCTCCTAACTGGCCCCCGGCCCCGGAGGATTGGACGCCGCCTCCAGGGTGGCAACCAGATCCGGCGTGGGGACCCGCCCCCGACGGGTGGGAGTTCTGGGTGAACACCGACGTCGAGAGTGACACCGGCGCTCACGACACATCGAACCTCAATGCGGGAGAAGGTCATGCTGACATCCAGAACCAGGGTGTTAGTAGCGGTGACTCCCCCTCGACAGTTCAGCCTGGCGCCACCTCTCAGCCTGCTGACCTCAGCGCCGCTCCGATGCAGGGAGGTGGACAGCTGAACCAAAACGCCGCTCCAGGGAGTGCTCAGCCTGGCCCCAGCGGAGCCGGGACCCCTGCTGCCCCACCTGCGTGGAACCAGGCTCCTAACGGCATTAACGGACCCAACAAACCGCAAAAGGGCTTTTTTGCGCGCTTTTGGTGGATCTTCGCCTGCTGCGCGTTGCTTCTGATCGCGGCTTTAACGATCGCGGGCATTTTAGTTTTTCGACTAGCGACTAATCCCCCACCTTCTCCCAGTAGCTCGTCGTCACATTCTCAATCCACTTCGTCAACGCCACGCCCAGTTCCTCCTTCGTCGAGTCAAGCGCCAGCACCATCCTCTGAGGCAAAGCCTTCGCCGACGGCAGCCGGTATCCAAGCGCCCTCTGGTGCCTCCCAGGAGATTTCGGCGTACTCGGGTCAGGGGAAGGTGACGGTTTCTATGCGATGGGCCAAGGGTGAAGATATGAAAAATTTCCTCGACAGACCTGTGGATCCTGCGCAAAATGGAGAATACCTAGTGGTCGAAGCAACTGCTGAGGCTTCTCAAGATGGTGTAGAGGTGTCCCCCCTGATGTTCAAGGTAGTCAAGCCTAACGGTGAAAGGATTCGATACTCGACCAATAGTCTCTCCCTAAAGCAATATAAAGAAGCGACGAATAAGAATCCTTCTAATATAGCTAAACCTGGAAATCCAGTCACTAGGGTGTATCTCTTTGATCTGTCTAAGGCCTCCGGGCTTGAACTAGAATATGATAACTTCAAAAATAAATACTATTGGGAAGTCCCTGCATCTTAAAGAGGGCAACCAATAGTGATGATTTTCAATCCTCCTCCTCGTTGGCCGGAGCCACCCTATCCAGGGTGGACTCCGCCCGAGGGGTGGACTCCCAATCCAGACTGGGGTCCCGTCCCTGAGGGGTGGGAGCTTTGGATTGACGATCGAAATAAAAGACGAAAAATAGGCTCCTCTGGGAGAGCGGGAACGTTTTCGCTGCTGAACTCTGAGAAGGTTCCAACAGTTGGCGCCCTCGGAAAGCCGCGCATTGCGGAATATCCGATACTGCCCATCAAGCCTGGACGATATAGATCTCGGCCTATCTCCCCCGATACCAATGGTTTTCCACCCGCTCCCGCCCCTGCGATCACCTCGTCTCGGTGGCGGAAGCTCTTCACCATCGTCGCTCCTGTGACAGGAATCGTCATCGCTGCCATTGTGATCTCAGTGTTCCTCTTGATTGCGAATTACGCGACATGATTGCGAACCATGTGAGCTCTGAACTACCGTCGAAGCAATTAACGACCACCAGTGCGATGAACGCCGTGTTTATCGACGGAAATATGTCGGTGGAGGTCAATCCATGACAGACCAGGGCCCAGACCCAGAACCTCCTACTCCCCTCAGTGCGGATATCGCACGCCGACAAAAGGTGTACATCGTGCGCATGGTGATCCGCATGGTGTGTTTCCTCCTGGTCATCGTCGCTCCAGGCTGGTGGAAAGCCGTTTTCGCGGTTGCCGCGGCAGTACTCCCCTACATAGCTGTTGTCGGCGCTAACCGGACCCGACCGGTACGAACACGACAGGCGGACTCGTTCCAACGCGAACTCACCAGCACGTGGTCTAACGTCACCGCGAATACCGGCAAGGAACCCGCCCCGATGATTCAGGGGCAAGTGATCAGCTCCGATGACGCACGATCCGCATCAGCACCCCGTGCGGCGCTCACGGCACACCCGTCGAGCTCATCCCAGCACGAGGTTCTACCGCACTTAGATCGACAGGATCCCGACCGCTCATCATCGGATCACCATGACTAGGCCGTACTCCCATGCTGACGATCCGTCGGTCCGTAGTGAGGCGATCTGTAGTGCACGCGGCTGCACAAACCGCGCCGCATGGATCCTCACGTGGGCTAACCCGCGCATTCACGGATCATCGCGCACCAAAGCCTGGGCGGCTTGCTCTGATCACCGAGATGGCCTCGGCGATTTCCTAAGCCGTCGAGGATTCCTGAAAACCGTGACGGCCTGCGAGAAGATGCATACCGCGCAGCCAGATACATCACGATCGCGTGAGGCCCAACCCGACACATCGTCCTCGCATACCCCAACGACAGACACGTCCCCGCTGAGAATTTCAGACCCGGGCCATGAACGGGGCATACAGTGAGATGGCGTTGCGAGACCTGTCCTCAGGTGGGCACACATCGCACCTATCGAGCGATACGAGGTGAACAGTGATATCAGGGCGCCTGAGCAGAATTCGCCCTGTGCTAACCCGAGGATGGATACTCGGCCTGATCCTCGCGTTAGCTGGGGCCGGGGTATGCGTTCTTCTTGGACGCTGGCAATATCACCGGTACGAAACAAAGCATGCTGCAGAGGATCTTGTCAGCCGCAATTATGAAGCGGCCGCCGTCCCTGTTCACGACATACTGCCCGAGCGCACGACCGCCTTACCTGCCGACAAACAGTGGCGTCCGGTCACCGTACACGGTTCCTATTGCGACAAACCTCAGTGCGACCTCTACGTGCGCGGTCGCGTGCAAGATGGCAGCGTTGGATTTCTACAGCTCTCCTCGTTCATCACTCAGGAAGGCACGCTGCTGGTGATGCGCGGATGGGTTCCCGAGCAGGAACGCCATAGCGTACCCGCTGAGCGACCGCCTCGTCCCCGCGGACCGTCGGAGATTACTGTCCGGCTTCGGCCTGTTGAACCGGAAGTTGCTGGTCGACAAAATCTCCCCGGTCAGGTCCAGACGATTACCCCCTCGCAAGTAGCTAGTGTCCTTCCCTCGGATATCCCGGCTCTGTTTACAGGTGCGTACGGGGATATCGTGAGCGAAAACCCTGCGGTGAAGCCCATGCCAGTTCCTCTACCAAAGCCGCATGTGGATCTTGGCCCGCATTTGTCGTACGCCGGGCAATGGTGGATATTCGCCCTGTTCTTCCCAGCAGCTTGGGTCTGGGCGGCTCGCCGCCACCTGTTGGACCGCGCAGAGGATGAACGGACCGGTTCACGCAGAACTGACGCACACGAACCTGTAATGGGCAAGCATCCAGCTTCAGACCGTGAGACCGAGCAGGACTCTGCTCATGGTCGCGATCTGCCACACGATGCCGGCCCCCAAAGCGGTACGCTTCCCACAGCGGCGCGACGCGCACAAACTGCCCGCCCCACGCACTATCGGGCGGCGCCCCGCCGTCGGAGCCGAGACGAGGAGGAAGAAGATGCCTTGGTGGATGAGAGGTGGCGATGACCATCGCCGACACAGTGAAGGTCACCCCGCTCTCCGGTCTCCTTTAGCGCAGGGGACAAACCCCCGTGGCGACGCTGGCGGGACGGCTAGCAATGCCGCAAACACTACTCACGCGGAAAAAATCGTCGACCCGAGTCACCCTGTGCCGTTTTTCGCAGGCCCGCGCCCCCGGATTATTTCTCATCGCGGCCTCGCCTTGGAATACGCCGAAAACACTCTTGAGGCTTTTCAGGCTGCGCTCCACCACGGCGCTCACATCCTTGAAACAGATGTGCACGCCACTCGGGATGGCGTTGTTGTGGCGGTGCACGACCCGGACTTAACGCGTCTTGCGGGTCGTCGGCTTGCGATTCGTGATCTTTTCTGGCGCGAGCTTGCGCAGATTGAATTGCACGGTGGCGGCCGGGTGCCGCGGCTACAAGATGTTTTGCGAGCCTTCCCTAACACTCCGCTCAACATCGATGTGAAAGTGGCGGATGCGATCCCAGATACCGTCCGAGTGTTGGTGGCGCATGAGGCTCAAAAACGAGTGTGCCTGACC
Coding sequences within it:
- a CDS encoding TrmH family RNA methyltransferase, with the translated sequence MIEYPTEANDPRLDDYLRLTDVRLRSRLDVERGLFMAESYNVISRAFAAGCTPRSFLLSEKWRDKFAPLWEPFPDVPVYIAPEALLEKITGFHLHRGALAAMHRPELPRLRDVLAGMGERSRIAIFEDIVDHTNLGAAFRSAAAIGVDAVLVTPSCADPLYRRSIRVSMGTVFQVPWTRIESWPDDIDLIKECGYIVAGMTLGERAISLDELVTEDHQNLALVFGTEGQGLTRQAERRLDRRVTIPMMHGVDSLNVAASAAVAFYATR
- a CDS encoding ABC transporter ATP-binding protein, whose product is MVEVASLHEVIVRRNEQHLLDQVDWTIRDGERWVVLGPNGAGKSTLIRLLAARLHPTAGTVDVLDQRLGRCDVFELRPLIGLASAELADTIPGRERVRDVVITAGYGVTGRWREEYAPEDEQRADELLQAFGVGHLATRSFATLSSGERKRVLSARALMTDPELLLLDEPASGLDLGGREELLRSLSILAKDPLTPVTVLVTHHVEEIPPGYTHALLLREGRIMAAGPLEATITSTHLTRTFGLPLLVERRDGRFSARAVPLG
- the glgA gene encoding glycogen synthase; this encodes MRIDILTREYPPHVYGGAGVHVTELAKVLRSKIDVRVRCFDGERDENGVTGYDVPATLREANPALQTFGIDLAMAGDCAGADLVHSHTWYANLGGHHASLLHGIPHVISAHSLEPLRPWKAEQLGGGYRLSSYAERTAYEAADGVIAVSAGMKADILRCYPSIDPSRVHVVHNGIDLEAWAPNQALDVHHRYGIDPDAPTIIFVGRITRQKGLPYLLRALTRIPDGVQVILCAGAPDTPEIAAEVNQLTHELQQTRSGVFLITEMLPRTDLTALLTRSTTFVCPSIYEPLGIVNLEAMACGLPVVATATGGIPEVVLDQETGYLVPLEQADDGTGTPLDPERFVEDLAQAMTRMVSSPHRARELGAAARQRAAEHFSWQSIAERTLEVYRTVLDGA
- the glgC gene encoding glucose-1-phosphate adenylyltransferase, whose product is MAAHKILAIVLAGGEGKRLMPLTEDRAKPAVPFGGIYRLIDFALSNIVNSGYLQVVVLTQYKSHSLDTHIAKTWRMSSLLGNYVAPVPAQQRMGKHWYLGSADAIYQSMNLIEEARPDYVVVVGADHVYRMDFSQMLDAHIASGKACTVAGIRQPIEASDQFGVIETLPEDPSTIARFVEKPKETQGLADDPTKILASMGNYIFTAEALVEAVMADARAGETAHDMGGDIVPWFVKQSEAGVYDFIANDVPGSTDRDRDYWRDVGTLDAFYDAHMDLISIHPVFNLYNTDWPVYTAHRNVPPAKFVHAGPGRLGQAVDSIVSPGVVVSGAQISNSVVSPGTYLHSWTSVSDSVLMDGVKVGRHCHIHRAIIDKNVVIPPRTQIGLDREHDLARGFTVTESGITVIGKNTIIAPS
- the serB gene encoding phosphoserine phosphatase SerB; the encoded protein is MRARGLVVSDVDSTLITQEVIELVAEYAGVRGQVQEVTERAMRGEIDFTRSLHYRVSMLTGLDAAVLDRVQQSLELTPGAADLVDGAHARGWVIALVSGGFHDVIDPLATQLGVDHVLANRFEIIDGRLSGRVLGPVVDGARKEQTLRELAQRYGIPLSRTIAVGDGANDLPMMKAAGRGIAFCAKPVVAVKAPYRIKEPNLALVLPHLDAIETGDQR
- a CDS encoding SixA phosphatase family protein, with product MASASGEPDSRVLLLLRHGKAELPQGQDIDRNLTDKGIRQAQIIGDYLAAQSAGIDRVLVSPAQRTRTTWESVLSVIPGFTGEVTVCEDIYDGGPADVAELLRQVDDDDRVVLVVGHEPTMSTLAHVLADEDSDSGALAQARIGVSTGTLCILSGPLAHWADLTDGSMSLQGMIRP
- the fabI gene encoding enoyl-ACP reductase FabI, coding for MGILEGKKILVTGVLNDSSIAFHVAKLAQEQGADVVLTSFGRQMKITQAISRRLPAAAPVLELDVTDNDHLDSLADRVREHTDSLDGVLHSIGFAPQSVMGGNFLAGEWEDVAVAFRTSAYSLKALATACLPLMGNGGSVVGLTFDAQFAWPVYDWMGVAKAAFEATNRYLARDLGAQNIRCNLVSSGPVKTTAARSIPGFEQMESQWPDRAPLGWDAYSAAPAAKACTALLSDWFPGTTGEIIHADGGYHLMGV
- a CDS encoding beta-ketoacyl-ACP reductase; its protein translation is MEPRSVLITGGNRGIGRAIAEEFIARGDKVAVTSRSGEGGPEGALTVKADITDTASLDAAFAQVEAAHGPVEVLVANAGITDDQLLLRMSEDSFASVVDTNLTGAFRCVKRAIKGMIRKKKGRIILISSVVGLLGSPGQLNYAASKAGLVGMARSLTRELGSRGITTNVVAPGYIATDMTSSLPDDLKAQYKSQIPAGRFAEPAEVARAVAFLGSDDAAYISGAVIPVDGGLGMGH
- a CDS encoding DUF3099 domain-containing protein, with protein sequence MTDQGPDPEPPTPLSADIARRQKVYIVRMVIRMVCFLLVIVAPGWWKAVFAVAAAVLPYIAVVGANRTRPVRTRQADSFQRELTSTWSNVTANTGKEPAPMIQGQVISSDDARSASAPRAALTAHPSSSSQHEVLPHLDRQDPDRSSSDHHD
- a CDS encoding SURF1 family cytochrome oxidase biogenesis protein, which gives rise to MLTRGWILGLILALAGAGVCVLLGRWQYHRYETKHAAEDLVSRNYEAAAVPVHDILPERTTALPADKQWRPVTVHGSYCDKPQCDLYVRGRVQDGSVGFLQLSSFITQEGTLLVMRGWVPEQERHSVPAERPPRPRGPSEITVRLRPVEPEVAGRQNLPGQVQTITPSQVASVLPSDIPALFTGAYGDIVSENPAVKPMPVPLPKPHVDLGPHLSYAGQWWIFALFFPAAWVWAARRHLLDRAEDERTGSRRTDAHEPVMGKHPASDRETEQDSAHGRDLPHDAGPQSGTLPTAARRAQTARPTHYRAAPRRRSRDEEEEDALVDERWR
- a CDS encoding glycerophosphodiester phosphodiesterase family protein; translated protein: MPFFAGPRPRIISHRGLALEYAENTLEAFQAALHHGAHILETDVHATRDGVVVAVHDPDLTRLAGRRLAIRDLFWRELAQIELHGGGRVPRLQDVLRAFPNTPLNIDVKVADAIPDTVRVLVAHEAQKRVCLTSFGDAIAKRVSDEVLRLGGVPVVRSPSMRAMAAFRTITALGTPRRHVEKVLAPYGALQVPIRWNSLPIVTSHTVAAAHRAGCEVHVWTIDDALTMRKLLALGVDGIITNRVDVLSKLVHGR